The following are encoded together in the Microcoleus sp. FACHB-68 genome:
- a CDS encoding general stress protein has protein sequence MADKSKRGFASMDEAKQREIASKGGQAAHEKGTAHKFSPEEAKEAGRKGGEIVSKDRQHMAEIGRKGGEAVSKNRKHMSEIGKKGGQQSHKEE, from the coding sequence ATGGCAGACAAAAGTAAGCGCGGATTTGCGTCAATGGACGAAGCAAAACAGCGTGAGATCGCAAGCAAGGGCGGTCAAGCCGCCCATGAAAAGGGAACCGCTCACAAATTTTCGCCTGAAGAGGCTAAAGAGGCCGGTCGCAAGGGCGGTGAGATTGTGAGCAAAGATCGGCAGCACATGGCTGAAATTGGCAGAAAGGGTGGCGAGGCTGTCAGCAAAAACCGCAAGCATATGTCGGAAATTGGCAAAAAGGGCGGCCAGCAAAGCCATAAAGAGGAGTAA
- a CDS encoding FAD-dependent oxidoreductase — MTDSSLTFDVAVIGAGMAGLTCAQLLQQAGYSTIVLEKSRGLGGRVATRREKEIRADHGARYLEPKGRHLRRLVHILSAHKIVEPWTDKTYIGNDANNSLTPAASSSWCPYYVAPAGMNAVGKFLATGLEIWLSRRVLAMTPTDQETWQLLLESPAESGKMPGPQEVNARAVVVAIPAPQALTILEPVHTQLPADFMANLRSVEFEPCLSVIAGYSPNRQRDLAQREIAWKTVVFPHDEQLAWIGWDSSKRSNAQMPVFVANSNPTFAQDYLEAEDLQPAGQMLLNRAGEYLNSWLNSPDWLQVHRWRYAFVSRPIPEPCLAATVPVPVVCCGDWCGGNQIEGALESGKAAAEEINRQLRRLPMPGEGVWDVIARE; from the coding sequence ATGACTGATAGCTCACTGACTTTTGATGTGGCGGTGATTGGTGCCGGCATGGCGGGTTTGACTTGTGCTCAATTGCTGCAACAGGCCGGTTATTCTACGATTGTTTTGGAAAAATCTCGTGGGTTGGGCGGACGAGTCGCCACACGCCGAGAGAAGGAAATTCGTGCGGATCACGGGGCGCGGTATTTAGAACCGAAGGGCCGGCACTTACGGCGTTTGGTTCATATTTTGTCGGCTCACAAGATTGTAGAGCCGTGGACGGATAAGACTTATATAGGTAACGACGCAAATAATAGCTTGACACCGGCAGCTTCTTCAAGTTGGTGTCCTTATTATGTCGCGCCGGCAGGAATGAATGCTGTGGGCAAATTTTTGGCCACGGGTTTAGAGATTTGGTTAAGCCGGCGCGTGTTGGCCATGACGCCCACGGATCAGGAGACATGGCAGTTGCTGCTAGAATCTCCCGCTGAATCGGGCAAGATGCCTGGGCCACAAGAGGTAAACGCGAGGGCGGTTGTTGTGGCTATTCCGGCACCCCAAGCTTTGACGATTCTTGAGCCGGTTCACACACAACTGCCGGCAGATTTTATGGCAAATCTGCGATCTGTGGAGTTTGAGCCATGCCTCAGCGTGATTGCCGGCTACTCACCCAATCGGCAGCGAGATTTAGCACAACGAGAGATTGCTTGGAAAACAGTGGTTTTCCCCCACGACGAGCAACTGGCTTGGATCGGATGGGATAGCAGTAAGCGAAGCAACGCTCAGATGCCGGTATTTGTCGCCAACAGCAATCCTACCTTTGCTCAAGATTATTTAGAGGCGGAAGATTTACAACCCGCCGGTCAGATGTTGCTAAATCGTGCCGGCGAGTATTTAAATTCTTGGCTGAATAGCCCCGATTGGTTGCAGGTTCACCGTTGGCGCTATGCCTTTGTCAGCCGGCCAATTCCTGAACCTTGCCTTGCTGCCACAGTGCCGGTGCCGGTGGTTTGTTGTGGCGACTGGTGTGGAGGCAACCAAATTGAAGGGGCATTAGAATCTGGCAAAGCCGCCGCAGAAGAGATTAACCGACAATTGCGACGTCTGCCGATGCCGGGAGAAGGGGTTTGGGATGTGATCGCACGAGAATAA
- a CDS encoding YaaW family protein gives MDELRAALELATEEELQQLTDILFCRRFNPLDYVQTPAPIDVKSRDRHAWLDAIEQRFRYLAADGITILRGRSEQVSYRQVLIQVCRYLKISYSNQLSTTDLEAEVFLNLLGRTWKKLPASEQEALTRRVQHSLAQTKLSKPLPLSVQKDPLGLLFKGGSALAVSSVIQPVLLQQIARQFAIHFATYQMAKQTLAIGGTAAAKGFEQYVALQTARRGMAVSAARYGAARSVFAFVGPVLWTWFLADLGWRAISTNYARIIPTIVALAQIRLTRSECWELA, from the coding sequence TTGGACGAGCTAAGAGCAGCACTGGAACTGGCAACAGAAGAAGAATTGCAACAACTGACGGACATTCTATTTTGCCGCCGGTTTAACCCCCTCGATTATGTTCAAACCCCTGCGCCAATCGATGTAAAAAGCCGAGACCGGCACGCCTGGTTGGATGCGATTGAGCAGCGATTTCGCTATTTAGCAGCAGATGGAATAACCATTTTGCGGGGGCGTAGCGAACAAGTGAGCTACCGGCAAGTCTTAATTCAAGTCTGCCGCTATCTAAAAATTTCTTATTCAAATCAGCTCTCCACAACCGATTTAGAAGCGGAAGTTTTTCTCAACTTACTCGGTCGAACCTGGAAAAAACTGCCGGCTTCGGAACAAGAAGCCTTAACCAGGCGCGTACAGCATTCCCTCGCCCAAACCAAGCTATCCAAACCCCTGCCGCTTTCAGTCCAAAAAGACCCTTTAGGCTTGCTCTTTAAAGGCGGTAGCGCTTTGGCTGTCAGTTCTGTCATCCAGCCGGTGTTGCTACAACAAATTGCCCGTCAGTTTGCCATTCACTTCGCCACCTACCAGATGGCAAAGCAGACGCTCGCCATAGGCGGGACAGCAGCCGCTAAAGGGTTTGAGCAATATGTTGCACTCCAAACAGCCCGTCGGGGCATGGCCGTGAGTGCAGCCCGTTATGGCGCAGCCCGCAGCGTATTTGCGTTTGTTGGGCCGGTATTGTGGACTTGGTTTTTGGCAGATTTAGGTTGGCGGGCCATTTCCACCAACTATGCTCGAATTATTCCCACCATCGTTGCTTTGGCTCAAATTCGCCTCACCCGCTCTGAATGCTGGGAACTCGCATAA
- a CDS encoding O-antigen ligase family protein, whose translation MAPEPRLQAPWNCAQVALFFLPLAPLLAVLGLAWAMLVAWKQHFHTIIRRPANQGLIVLFVWLVITAGFANDRPTAFLGLFNFLPFFVFFPAFSVLIQTPAQLRRIAWILVIGSVPVVIIGLGQLFWGWAGPIKFLWIIVDWLLAPTGNPPGRMSSVFEYTNVLASYLVATFILALGLWLETYRSLLLKWQPQETRTKPDYGGLKIANRYWNAGLTRDAGFRRWAFLTVAVAGNAAALILTNSRNAWGIAGLACLAFAVYLGWRWLVGVVVGVAGCLLGAAFGPDPLRYWLRIAVPPYFWARINDQMYPHRPEALIRTTQWQFAWDLTLARPWTGWGLRNFTSLYQAQMHEWLGHPHNLILMLSSEAGIPATLLLCGVVGWVLAQGILLLRDWPAVYSTETTAPSSSPDRLIFFTYLLAFFACTLFHLFDVTLFDLRVNILGWLLLSAIGGIVYQRKAILTNSNNKFRIGT comes from the coding sequence TTGGCTCCTGAACCCCGTTTACAGGCTCCTTGGAATTGTGCCCAAGTGGCGCTTTTTTTCCTCCCTTTGGCTCCACTACTGGCAGTCTTGGGCCTCGCGTGGGCGATGTTGGTGGCGTGGAAACAGCACTTCCACACGATCATTCGGCGTCCGGCCAATCAAGGCTTGATTGTTTTATTTGTCTGGTTGGTAATTACTGCCGGCTTTGCTAATGACCGGCCTACCGCGTTTCTTGGTCTGTTTAATTTTTTACCATTTTTTGTTTTTTTTCCGGCGTTCAGCGTTCTGATCCAAACACCGGCTCAACTGCGGCGAATTGCGTGGATTTTGGTCATTGGTTCGGTGCCGGTGGTGATTATTGGCTTGGGACAACTGTTTTGGGGCTGGGCCGGCCCAATAAAATTTTTATGGATTATTGTAGATTGGCTGCTGGCACCCACCGGCAATCCCCCCGGTCGGATGTCTTCTGTTTTTGAATATACGAATGTTTTAGCCAGCTATCTTGTCGCGACTTTTATTCTCGCCCTAGGGCTATGGCTAGAAACTTATCGGTCATTGCTGCTTAAATGGCAGCCACAGGAAACCCGCACAAAGCCTGACTACGGCGGTTTAAAAATCGCAAATCGTTACTGGAATGCCGGTTTGACAAGAGATGCCGGCTTCAGGCGCTGGGCATTTTTGACTGTGGCGGTTGCCGGCAATGCAGCAGCGCTGATTTTAACGAATTCTCGCAATGCTTGGGGAATTGCCGGTTTGGCCTGTTTGGCCTTCGCCGTGTATTTAGGCTGGCGGTGGCTGGTGGGTGTGGTTGTTGGGGTGGCCGGCTGTCTGCTTGGAGCGGCTTTTGGGCCTGATCCACTCCGCTATTGGCTGAGAATTGCCGTTCCTCCTTATTTCTGGGCGCGAATCAATGACCAGATGTATCCACACCGCCCAGAAGCACTGATCCGCACGACTCAGTGGCAATTTGCTTGGGATCTCACCTTAGCGCGTCCCTGGACGGGTTGGGGATTGCGGAATTTTACCTCACTTTACCAAGCACAGATGCACGAATGGCTAGGTCATCCCCACAATTTGATTTTGATGCTCAGTTCTGAAGCCGGTATTCCCGCAACGCTCCTATTATGTGGTGTCGTTGGGTGGGTTTTGGCTCAAGGCATCTTGCTGCTGCGTGATTGGCCGGCTGTTTATTCTACAGAGACAACTGCCCCCAGTTCCTCTCCTGATCGGTTAATTTTTTTCACGTATCTGCTTGCTTTCTTTGCCTGCACCTTATTTCACCTGTTTGATGTCACTTTATTTGATTTACGGGTGAATATTCTGGGGTGGTTATTGCTCTCAGCAATTGGTGGGATCGTTTATCAGAGAAAAGCAATTCTCACGAATTCCAATAATAAATTTAGGATTGGCACCTAA
- a CDS encoding DnaJ domain-containing protein: MTQNRAKRKDEYRVVYDRTALANSYYTLLGLHPSASAIEIRRSYRELSKRYHPDTTDLPPATAKEKFQKLNEAYATLSNVERRMAYDQKIRYSNISVIQSPANLNHPTSHSGNRQYSSAYLDPTDRPLSAGEVFALFILGITFIGCLLLAIAVGLTRGDAALQPVSFNSDLRQKMPAQEITYDVPVSPPFNSLTAKREK, encoded by the coding sequence GTGACTCAGAACAGGGCAAAGCGAAAAGATGAGTATCGAGTGGTGTACGATCGCACCGCCCTAGCGAATAGCTACTACACCCTGCTAGGGTTGCATCCTTCGGCGTCAGCCATAGAAATCCGGCGATCGTATCGGGAATTAAGCAAGCGCTATCATCCGGATACAACGGACTTGCCGCCGGCTACGGCAAAGGAAAAATTCCAAAAACTGAACGAAGCCTACGCCACCCTCAGCAACGTAGAACGGCGGATGGCTTACGATCAAAAGATTCGCTACTCCAACATCTCTGTTATTCAGTCACCGGCTAACCTGAACCACCCAACCAGTCACTCTGGGAATCGGCAATACTCTTCGGCGTATCTCGACCCCACTGATCGCCCGCTTTCTGCCGGTGAAGTGTTTGCCCTGTTCATTCTGGGGATTACGTTTATTGGCTGTCTGTTGTTAGCGATTGCTGTCGGCTTAACGCGGGGCGATGCAGCCTTGCAACCTGTAAGTTTTAACAGCGATCTCAGACAAAAAATGCCGGCTCAAGAAATCACATACGATGTGCCGGTGTCCCCACCTTTTAATTCCTTAACAGCTAAGCGTGAAAAGTGA
- a CDS encoding DUF3143 domain-containing protein, whose product MAIPPAETPLYNHPLPDIEDWLRSQGCQQDHNQLHCWHLQQASWEAELTLDIDQLTVRYFNFGEEGQDLQRSFKYSLSRSDIEAAVFSGP is encoded by the coding sequence ATGGCCATTCCACCCGCCGAGACTCCGCTGTACAACCACCCCCTGCCAGACATTGAGGACTGGCTGCGCTCACAAGGATGCCAGCAAGACCACAACCAACTCCACTGCTGGCACCTGCAGCAAGCGAGCTGGGAAGCTGAACTCACTCTTGATATTGACCAGCTGACTGTGCGCTATTTCAATTTCGGTGAGGAGGGGCAAGATCTTCAACGATCCTTTAAATACTCCCTGAGCCGCAGTGACATTGAAGCGGCGGTTTTCTCAGGCCCATAA
- a CDS encoding isoprenyl transferase → MTAKPTVLQELPADLNQERLPRHVAVIMDGNGRWAKRQGLPRIMGHRRGVDVLKDLLRCCRDWGIKALTAYAFSTENWGRPLEEVDFLMTLFERVLRQELREMMQEDVQIHFVGNLNALPRTLHAEIERSVDETRHNQGIQFTVATNYGGREEILQACRAIAVQVQQGLIQPEQIDEALFERHLYTAGICDPDLLIRTSGEMRLSNFLLWQVAYSELYITETLWPDFDRAEFHRALSAYQKRDRRFGKV, encoded by the coding sequence ATGACTGCTAAGCCAACTGTTTTACAAGAGTTACCTGCTGACCTTAACCAAGAACGTCTGCCTAGACACGTAGCAGTGATTATGGATGGGAATGGCCGCTGGGCCAAGCGTCAGGGGCTACCTCGGATTATGGGCCATCGGCGGGGGGTCGATGTACTCAAGGATCTATTGCGTTGCTGTCGGGACTGGGGAATTAAAGCGCTGACTGCTTATGCATTTTCTACAGAAAATTGGGGCCGGCCTCTAGAAGAAGTTGATTTTTTGATGACCCTATTTGAACGCGTCTTGCGGCAAGAGTTACGGGAAATGATGCAAGAAGACGTTCAAATTCATTTTGTAGGAAATTTAAATGCGCTCCCGCGAACCCTCCATGCAGAGATTGAGCGGTCGGTGGATGAGACTCGCCACAATCAGGGAATTCAGTTTACTGTGGCTACAAATTACGGAGGCCGGGAGGAGATTTTGCAGGCGTGCCGAGCCATTGCAGTGCAAGTGCAGCAAGGTTTAATTCAACCAGAGCAAATTGATGAAGCTCTGTTTGAACGCCATCTCTACACTGCCGGCATTTGTGACCCCGACTTGCTGATTCGCACCAGTGGAGAAATGCGCTTGAGTAATTTCCTGCTATGGCAGGTAGCTTACTCAGAACTTTACATTACAGAGACGCTGTGGCCAGATTTTGATCGGGCGGAGTTTCATCGGGCGCTGAGTGCTTACCAAAAGCGGGATCGCCGGTTTGGAAAAGTGTAA
- the cdaA gene encoding diadenylate cyclase CdaA — MNLGPGHDPSWTQSVLRHLIDFWTQWLKGPIDIGLVLALTYMVLVIIGERRTLWMVRGLIILMLATTVSNSLDLRLLSFVLEKLVIGSAVAMAVILQSEFRRFLEQLGRGEIVQLFQPSGGAIPKTDIVLDEIVDAVKELSQNRTGALLILETGNPIDERDFSVPGVKLNGEVSKELLQTIFQTTTLLHDGAVLIRASRIVAAGVILPLSERTASRQLGTRHRAAMGITERVENCLCVVVSEETGSISLAERGTLNRPLTSSKLKELLEARFSQSVEREAVAPNLRRLGILSSRILALVSRFLRLPSSASGDKK; from the coding sequence ATGAATTTGGGTCCCGGTCACGACCCTAGCTGGACTCAGTCCGTGCTGCGTCACCTTATAGACTTTTGGACGCAATGGCTGAAAGGCCCTATTGACATTGGGTTAGTTCTGGCCCTCACTTATATGGTGCTCGTCATTATTGGTGAGCGCCGCACGCTGTGGATGGTGCGGGGATTAATTATCTTAATGCTGGCGACAACGGTCAGTAACAGCTTGGATTTGAGGCTGTTAAGTTTTGTCCTGGAAAAGTTGGTGATTGGCTCGGCGGTGGCAATGGCTGTAATTTTACAGTCCGAGTTCCGCCGGTTTCTCGAACAACTGGGCCGGGGAGAAATTGTACAGCTGTTTCAACCGTCAGGGGGAGCCATTCCCAAGACCGACATTGTACTCGATGAAATTGTAGATGCGGTGAAGGAACTGTCCCAAAACCGCACGGGTGCTTTGTTGATTTTGGAAACAGGCAACCCAATTGATGAGCGAGATTTTTCCGTGCCCGGAGTGAAGTTGAATGGAGAAGTGTCTAAGGAACTGCTACAGACGATTTTTCAGACAACCACACTGTTACACGATGGGGCTGTTTTAATTCGGGCCTCTCGTATTGTTGCAGCCGGCGTGATTTTGCCACTTTCTGAACGCACAGCTTCGCGACAACTAGGGACGCGCCATCGTGCTGCAATGGGAATTACAGAACGTGTCGAAAATTGCCTGTGTGTCGTTGTATCTGAAGAAACAGGCTCTATTTCCTTAGCGGAAAGGGGCACACTAAATCGACCTTTAACCAGCAGTAAACTCAAAGAACTGCTAGAGGCTCGATTTTCTCAATCTGTTGAGCGCGAAGCAGTTGCTCCTAATTTGCGCCGTTTGGGAATCCTAAGTTCTCGGATATTGGCACTTGTTTCGCGTTTTCTGCGTCTTCCATCATCGGCTTCTGGTGATAAAAAATGA
- the lysA gene encoding diaminopimelate decarboxylase: MLSTRPVAAENSAHQYLPETIGASESRSPNQQLLPITAKVNSQDHLEIGGCDVTTLIERFGSPLYILDEETLRTACRQYRDAFSRYYPGESQVLYASKAWSCLAVCAIANSEGLGIDVVSGGELHTALGAGVRPDKIYFHGNNKSRAELNLAIETGCIIVVDNWLELHTLAEITQTASFLPVRIMLRLTPGIECHTHEYIRTGHLDSKFGFDPDGVDEVFNFVSKQSSISCIGIHAHIGSQIFELQPHQDLAKVLVQWLVKAGEYGLPVTELNVGGGLGIRYTESDDPPSIESWAKVICEAIAGECQAQQLPLPKLLCEPGRSLIGTACITAYTVGNQKVIPGIRTYLAVDGGMSDNPRPITYQSLYRAVIANRMGSPMTETVTVAGKHCESGDILIKNAQLPPAEPGDVLVVMSTGAYNYSMASNYNRLPRPAAVLVTEGEANLILQRETYQDLLRQDRLPERLTGFAE, encoded by the coding sequence ATGCTATCTACTCGCCCTGTAGCGGCTGAAAATTCAGCACATCAATATTTACCAGAGACGATTGGTGCTTCAGAATCTCGCTCACCGAACCAACAACTGTTGCCGATCACAGCGAAAGTGAACAGTCAAGACCATTTGGAAATTGGTGGCTGTGATGTGACAACGCTAATAGAGCGCTTTGGTTCTCCGCTATACATTTTGGATGAAGAAACGCTGCGGACGGCTTGCCGGCAATACCGGGATGCTTTCAGCCGCTACTATCCGGGTGAATCTCAAGTGCTTTACGCGTCTAAAGCTTGGAGTTGTTTGGCTGTCTGCGCGATTGCCAACAGTGAAGGCTTGGGGATCGATGTGGTATCTGGGGGTGAACTGCACACAGCCTTGGGTGCCGGCGTTCGTCCGGATAAAATTTATTTTCACGGCAACAATAAGTCCCGTGCAGAACTGAACTTGGCCATAGAAACCGGCTGCATCATTGTGGTGGATAACTGGCTGGAACTGCACACCCTGGCGGAAATCACCCAAACTGCCTCATTTCTGCCGGTGCGGATCATGTTACGTCTGACTCCTGGCATTGAGTGTCACACCCACGAGTACATCCGCACCGGCCACTTAGACAGCAAATTTGGCTTCGATCCCGATGGGGTGGATGAAGTTTTTAACTTTGTCAGCAAGCAGTCTTCTATATCATGTATTGGCATTCACGCTCACATTGGCTCCCAGATTTTTGAACTACAACCGCATCAGGATTTGGCCAAGGTTCTCGTGCAATGGCTGGTCAAAGCCGGTGAATATGGATTGCCGGTGACAGAATTAAATGTCGGCGGTGGGTTGGGCATTCGCTATACTGAATCGGACGATCCCCCTAGCATCGAGTCTTGGGCAAAGGTGATTTGCGAAGCGATTGCCGGCGAATGCCAAGCTCAGCAGTTGCCCTTACCCAAGCTGCTATGTGAGCCGGGACGTTCGTTAATTGGAACGGCTTGTATCACAGCTTATACAGTCGGAAATCAAAAAGTGATCCCCGGAATTCGGACTTACCTGGCAGTTGATGGGGGAATGTCAGATAATCCCCGTCCGATTACTTATCAATCTCTCTATCGGGCCGTGATCGCTAATCGCATGGGATCACCCATGACGGAGACGGTGACGGTGGCCGGCAAACACTGCGAATCGGGAGATATCTTGATTAAAAACGCGCAACTGCCGCCGGCAGAACCGGGTGATGTCTTGGTGGTAATGAGCACCGGCGCTTACAATTACAGCATGGCCTCTAACTACAATCGTCTGCCCCGACCGGCAGCGGTTTTGGTCACAGAGGGGGAAGCCAATCTCATCTTGCAGCGAGAAACTTACCAAGACTTGCTCCGCCAAGATCGGCTACCAGAAAGACTCACCGGCTTTGCCGAATAA
- the rimI gene encoding ribosomal protein S18-alanine N-acetyltransferase translates to MNFLELKPLTSELLPAVVELDRLCFGGLWSIDAYQREIDSPNSDLLSLSFVIDHDWAATDKDQKTKGNKQILLGLGCLWAILEEAHITILAVHPEYRHQGFGQVLLLDLLKSAVNRHLEWATLEVRSSNQPALSLYQKFGFREVGRRRRYYQDTGEDALILWLSGLQRPEFTQTLANWHQETYERLSRIGWSINYQQEINL, encoded by the coding sequence GTGAATTTTTTGGAACTGAAACCGCTGACATCAGAGCTTTTGCCGGCGGTGGTGGAACTTGATCGGCTGTGTTTTGGCGGGTTGTGGTCAATCGATGCCTACCAGCGAGAAATAGACAGTCCTAACAGCGATTTGCTGAGTTTATCCTTTGTCATAGATCATGACTGGGCCGCAACAGACAAAGATCAAAAGACTAAGGGTAATAAACAAATCCTCCTAGGATTAGGTTGTCTCTGGGCAATTTTAGAAGAAGCGCACATCACAATTTTGGCCGTTCATCCTGAATATCGGCATCAGGGGTTTGGACAAGTATTGTTGCTGGACTTACTGAAATCGGCAGTTAATCGGCATCTGGAATGGGCGACCCTCGAAGTGAGAAGTTCTAATCAACCGGCACTGTCTCTCTACCAAAAATTTGGGTTTCGAGAAGTCGGACGCCGCCGCCGCTACTACCAAGATACTGGCGAAGATGCTTTAATTCTCTGGCTTTCCGGTTTGCAACGCCCTGAATTTACCCAAACGTTAGCCAATTGGCATCAAGAAACTTACGAGCGCCTTTCCCGCATTGGCTGGTCTATCAACTATCAGCAAGAAATTAACCTGTAA
- a CDS encoding ATP-dependent Clp protease ATP-binding subunit, whose translation MFERFTEKAIKVIMLAQEEARRLGHNFVGTEQILLGLIGEGTGVAAKVLKSMGVNLKDARIEVEKIIGRGSGFVAVEIPFTPRAKRVLELSLEEARQLGHNYIGTEHLLLGLIREGEGVAARVLENLGVDLSKVRTQVIRMLGETAEVTPGASQGRTKTPTLDEFGSNLTQMAADGKLDPVVGRQKEIERVIQILGRRTKNNPVLIGEPGVGKTAIAEGLAQRIANNDIPDILEDKRVVTLDIGLLVAGTKYRGEFEERLKKIMDEIRSAGNVILVIDEVHTLIGAGAAEGAIDAANILKPALARGELQCIGATTLDEYRKHIERDAALERRFQPVMVGEPTVDETIEILYGLRDRYEQHHKLKISDAALEAAAKLSDRYISDRYLPDKAIDLVDEAGSRVRLINSQLPPAAKELDKELRQVLKEKDDAVRSQDFDRAGELRDREMEIKTEIRAIANSKKTDSPKSEDASPVVTEEDIAQIVASWTGVPVNKLTESESEKLLHMEDTLHQRLIGQEEAVKAVSRAIRRARVGLKNPNRPIASFIFSGPTGVGKTELTKALATYFFGSEEAMIRLDMSEYMERHTVSKLIGSPPGYVGYNEGGQLTEAVRRRPYTVVLFDEIEKAHPDVFNMLLQILEDGRLTDAKGRTVDFKNTLLIMTSNIGSKVIEKGGGGLGFEFSENQSDAQYTRIRSLVNEELKNYFRPEFLNRLDEIIVFRQLNMDEIKEIADIMLGEVFKRLTEKGIVLEVTERFKERLVQEGYNQSYGARPLRRAIMRLLEDVLAEEILSARIKDGDTATIDVDDDGQVKVVLGQKRELLPQAAEM comes from the coding sequence ATGTTTGAACGCTTTACAGAAAAAGCCATAAAGGTGATTATGCTGGCCCAGGAGGAAGCACGTCGCCTGGGACATAACTTCGTGGGCACAGAACAAATCCTTCTGGGTTTGATCGGAGAAGGAACTGGTGTTGCCGCCAAAGTTCTTAAATCAATGGGCGTCAATCTCAAAGACGCTCGTATTGAAGTAGAAAAAATTATCGGCAGAGGTTCTGGCTTCGTCGCAGTTGAAATTCCTTTTACTCCAAGGGCCAAGCGCGTTCTAGAGCTATCTCTAGAAGAAGCTCGCCAACTCGGACATAATTATATTGGCACTGAACACCTGCTTTTAGGTCTAATCCGAGAAGGGGAAGGCGTAGCAGCCAGAGTGCTAGAAAACCTGGGAGTGGATCTGTCAAAAGTCCGGACGCAGGTCATTAGAATGCTGGGAGAGACGGCAGAAGTCACCCCAGGCGCGTCTCAGGGGCGCACCAAAACGCCAACACTTGATGAGTTTGGTTCCAACCTGACCCAAATGGCCGCTGACGGCAAACTTGACCCAGTGGTGGGCCGGCAAAAAGAAATTGAACGGGTGATTCAAATTCTCGGTCGCCGTACCAAGAACAACCCTGTGTTAATCGGGGAACCTGGAGTCGGTAAAACTGCCATCGCGGAAGGTCTGGCCCAAAGAATTGCCAATAACGATATTCCTGACATTCTCGAAGACAAGCGGGTTGTCACCCTAGACATTGGCTTGTTGGTAGCCGGCACAAAGTATCGCGGGGAATTTGAGGAACGCCTTAAAAAAATCATGGATGAGATCCGCTCTGCCGGCAATGTCATCCTGGTAATTGACGAGGTGCACACCCTCATCGGTGCAGGTGCGGCAGAAGGGGCTATCGATGCGGCAAACATTCTCAAGCCGGCATTGGCTAGAGGTGAATTGCAGTGCATTGGTGCAACCACCCTAGATGAATACCGCAAGCACATTGAGCGGGATGCCGCCTTAGAACGCCGCTTCCAGCCGGTGATGGTGGGCGAACCAACCGTTGACGAAACCATTGAGATTCTCTACGGGTTGCGTGATCGCTACGAACAACACCATAAGCTCAAGATTTCTGACGCTGCTCTGGAAGCAGCGGCCAAGCTCTCTGATCGCTACATCAGTGATCGCTACTTGCCTGATAAAGCGATTGACTTGGTAGATGAAGCCGGTTCAAGAGTGCGGTTAATCAACTCTCAACTGCCACCGGCAGCCAAAGAACTTGATAAAGAACTGCGGCAAGTTCTGAAAGAGAAAGACGACGCCGTTCGCTCTCAAGACTTTGACCGTGCCGGTGAACTGCGTGATCGTGAAATGGAAATCAAAACAGAAATCCGCGCGATCGCTAACAGCAAAAAGACCGACTCTCCTAAGAGTGAAGATGCCTCCCCGGTTGTGACCGAAGAAGACATCGCTCAAATTGTTGCCAGCTGGACAGGCGTGCCGGTGAATAAACTCACCGAATCCGAATCCGAGAAACTGCTGCACATGGAAGATACCCTCCACCAGCGTCTCATCGGTCAGGAAGAAGCCGTCAAAGCTGTCTCTCGTGCCATTCGCCGCGCTCGTGTTGGTCTGAAGAACCCCAACCGTCCCATTGCCAGCTTTATCTTCTCCGGCCCTACCGGCGTTGGTAAAACCGAGCTAACCAAAGCCTTGGCTACCTACTTCTTCGGTTCAGAAGAAGCCATGATTCGGCTCGATATGTCGGAATACATGGAACGCCATACCGTTTCCAAACTGATCGGTTCGCCCCCTGGGTATGTCGGTTACAACGAAGGTGGCCAGTTAACCGAAGCTGTACGCCGGCGTCCCTACACCGTGGTGCTGTTTGACGAAATCGAAAAAGCCCACCCCGATGTCTTCAATATGCTGCTGCAAATCCTTGAAGACGGACGCCTTACTGATGCCAAAGGCCGCACGGTGGACTTCAAAAACACCTTGCTGATCATGACCTCCAACATCGGTTCTAAGGTGATTGAGAAAGGCGGCGGCGGATTGGGCTTTGAATTCTCCGAAAATCAATCGGATGCTCAATACACCCGTATTCGGTCTCTGGTTAACGAAGAACTTAAGAACTACTTCCGCCCAGAGTTCCTCAACCGTCTCGATGAAATCATCGTCTTCCGCCAGCTGAATATGGACGAAATCAAGGAAATCGCCGATATCATGCTGGGTGAAGTCTTCAAGCGCCTGACTGAGAAAGGGATCGTCTTGGAAGTTACCGAACGCTTTAAAGAGCGCTTGGTGCAAGAAGGCTACAACCAAAGCTACGGTGCCAGACCCCTGCGCCGCGCGATCATGCGCTTGCTAGAAGACGTTCTGGCTGAAGAAATTCTGTCAGCACGCATCAAAGATGGCGACACTGCCACTATTGATGTTGATGATGACGGTCAAGTGAAGGTAGTGCTTGGCCAAAAGCGGGAACTGCTCCCCCAAGCCGCTGAAATGTAA